Proteins co-encoded in one Syngnathoides biaculeatus isolate LvHL_M chromosome 22, ASM1980259v1, whole genome shotgun sequence genomic window:
- the si:ch73-256g18.2 gene encoding small integral membrane protein 36 — MGFMEFYLEIDPVTLNLIILVASYVILLLVFLISCILYDCRGKDPTKEYAPDNVPPPPGQSPIRLVVMQNSPASARYEPDRAAEPQTPDLSRDREKRSTLV; from the coding sequence ATGGGTTTTATGGAATTCTACCTGGAGATTGACCCGGTTACGCTGAACCTGATCATCCTGGTGGCCAGCTATGTCATCCTGCTACTGGTCTTCCTCATCTCCTGCATCCTGTACGACTGCCGGGGGAAGGACCCCACAAAGGAGTACGCCCCCGACAACGTCCCGCCGCCCCCCGGGCAGTCGCCCATCCGCCTGGTGGTCATGCAGAACTCGCCCGCCTCCGCCCGCTACGAGCCCGACCGCGCGGCCGAGCCGCAGACGCCCGACCTGAGCCGAGATCGCGAGAAGAGGAGCACGCTGGTGTGA